One genomic window of Streptomyces sp. WP-1 includes the following:
- a CDS encoding ABC transporter permease yields MNSLIKLELTRALRNKKFLFFSVLYPAVLFLIIAGNADDTRIDGTGLTLATYMMVSMASFGALTAVLMGNSERIAKERESGWVRQLRLTPLPGRGYVLAKTASAAVVSLPSIVVVFLVAAAVKDVRLDAWQWLALTGIIWAGSLVFAALGVAIGYLASGDAVRPITMIVYFGLSILGGLWMPTTTFPQFLQDIAKWLPTHAYAALGRAIEQSQAPHTTDIAVLAVYFVLFAGGAAWLYRKDTLKA; encoded by the coding sequence ATGAACAGTCTCATCAAGCTCGAACTGACCCGCGCCCTGCGCAACAAGAAGTTCCTGTTCTTCTCGGTGCTCTACCCGGCGGTCCTCTTCCTGATCATCGCGGGCAACGCCGACGACACCAGGATCGACGGCACCGGGCTGACCCTGGCGACGTACATGATGGTGTCCATGGCCTCCTTCGGCGCCCTGACCGCCGTGCTGATGGGCAACAGCGAGCGCATCGCCAAGGAACGCGAGAGCGGCTGGGTACGGCAGCTGCGGCTGACCCCGCTGCCCGGGCGCGGCTACGTCCTCGCCAAGACCGCCAGCGCCGCCGTGGTCAGCCTCCCGTCCATCGTGGTCGTCTTCCTGGTCGCCGCCGCGGTCAAGGACGTACGGCTGGACGCCTGGCAGTGGCTCGCGCTCACCGGGATCATCTGGGCCGGCAGCCTGGTCTTCGCCGCGCTCGGCGTGGCCATCGGCTACCTCGCCTCCGGTGACGCGGTCCGCCCCATCACCATGATCGTGTACTTCGGTCTGTCGATCCTCGGCGGCCTGTGGATGCCCACGACCACGTTCCCGCAGTTCCTCCAGGACATCGCCAAGTGGCTGCCCACCCACGCCTACGCCGCGCTGGGCCGGGCCATCGAGCAGAGCCAGGCCCCGCACACCACGGACATCGCCGTCCTCGCCGTGTACTTCGTCCTCTTCGCGGGCGGCGCGGCCTGGCTGTACCGGAAGGACACGCTGAAGGCGTGA
- a CDS encoding ABC transporter ATP-binding protein, whose amino-acid sequence MTTTAVPATSTTEVVGFDQVTKTYGTVRAVDGLSLRLHPGETVALLGPNGAGKSTTLDLLLGLKQPDAGTVSVFGTSPREAIVAGRVGAMLQSGGLMDDVTVAELVKLSCSLHPRPYKAADVMARAGIAQIADRKVNKLSGGQAQRVRFALATAGDSDLIILDEPTTGMDVSARQAFWATMREQADQGRTVLFATHYLEEADAIADRVLVLHRGRLLADGTAAEIKARAGARRIAFDLEGAFDTAALRALPFLTGIDVSGQTVRIQSSDADATVHALYGLGVYPRNLEVAGLGLEQAFVAITEAEEAKQS is encoded by the coding sequence ATGACAACGACAGCGGTACCGGCCACCTCCACCACCGAGGTGGTCGGGTTCGACCAGGTGACCAAGACGTACGGGACGGTACGGGCCGTCGACGGGCTCTCGCTGCGGCTGCACCCGGGGGAGACCGTGGCCCTGCTCGGCCCGAACGGCGCGGGCAAGTCCACCACCCTCGACCTGCTCCTCGGCCTCAAGCAGCCCGACGCCGGCACGGTGTCCGTGTTCGGCACCAGCCCCCGCGAGGCGATCGTGGCCGGGCGGGTCGGCGCCATGCTCCAGAGCGGCGGCCTGATGGACGACGTCACGGTGGCCGAGCTGGTCAAGCTGTCCTGCTCCCTGCACCCGCGGCCGTACAAGGCCGCCGATGTGATGGCCCGCGCCGGTATCGCGCAGATCGCCGACCGCAAGGTCAACAAGCTCTCCGGCGGCCAGGCCCAGCGCGTCCGCTTCGCCCTCGCCACCGCGGGCGACAGCGATCTGATCATCCTGGACGAGCCGACCACCGGCATGGACGTCTCCGCCCGCCAGGCCTTCTGGGCCACCATGCGCGAGCAGGCCGACCAGGGCCGCACGGTCCTGTTCGCCACGCACTACCTCGAAGAGGCCGACGCCATCGCCGACCGGGTCCTGGTGCTGCACCGCGGCCGCCTCCTCGCCGACGGCACCGCCGCCGAGATCAAGGCCCGCGCGGGCGCCCGGCGCATCGCCTTCGACCTGGAGGGCGCCTTCGACACGGCCGCCCTGCGCGCCCTGCCCTTCCTGACCGGCATCGACGTGTCCGGGCAGACCGTGCGCATCCAGTCCTCGGACGCCGACGCCACCGTGCACGCCCTGTACGGCCTCGGCGTCTACCCCCGCAATCTGGAGGTCGCCGGCCTCGGCCTGGAGCAGGCGTTCGTCGCCATCACGGAGGCCGAGGAGGCCAAGCAGTCATGA
- a CDS encoding DUF6113 family protein, producing the protein MLAQPLRMPTPGRALAHIGLFLLGAVVAAAGSLVQAAWFPGGLLLALAGAVGAFLGGAYATRSRGGAMAPAAGWIVTVILLTTSRPEGDFLFGAGGGSYLFLFGGMALAVICATLGAGRQPRLGSARLGK; encoded by the coding sequence ATGCTCGCCCAGCCGCTGCGCATGCCGACCCCCGGGCGCGCCCTCGCCCACATCGGCCTCTTCCTGCTCGGCGCCGTCGTCGCGGCCGCCGGGTCCCTGGTGCAGGCCGCCTGGTTCCCCGGCGGGCTGCTGCTCGCCCTCGCGGGTGCCGTCGGCGCGTTCCTCGGCGGTGCCTACGCCACCCGGTCCCGGGGCGGCGCGATGGCACCCGCCGCGGGCTGGATCGTCACCGTCATCCTGCTCACCACCTCCCGTCCCGAGGGCGACTTCCTCTTCGGCGCGGGCGGCGGCTCCTATCTCTTCCTGTTCGGCGGCATGGCGCTGGCTGTGATCTGCGCCACCCTCGGCGCCGGGAGGCAACCGCGCCTCGGCTCCGCCCGACTTGGGAAGTGA
- the mshB gene encoding N-acetyl-1-D-myo-inositol-2-amino-2-deoxy-alpha-D-glucopyranoside deacetylase yields MTELPTSGPRAARRLLLVHAHPDDESINNGATMAKYVAEGAHVTLVTCTLGERGECIPPELRHLTGAALGAHRRGELAAALGELGVTDARLLGGAGRYGDSGMMGLADNEDPGCFWQADVDEAAAHLVEVILEIRPQVLVTYDDNGGYGHPDHIQAHRVAMRAADLAAGRGHTIDKVYWIRTPRSVAEDAFARLQEELPALPFEKSAALEDVPGVVDDARVTTAVDGTAHAAAKAAAMRAHATQVAVAEPWFALSNELAQPLFTTEYYELARGTAVPGESDLFAGIATGEAS; encoded by the coding sequence ATGACGGAACTGCCCACCTCCGGCCCGCGCGCCGCCCGGCGGCTGCTGCTGGTGCACGCGCACCCGGACGACGAGTCGATCAACAACGGCGCCACCATGGCCAAGTACGTGGCCGAGGGCGCCCACGTGACCCTGGTCACCTGCACCCTGGGCGAGCGGGGCGAGTGCATCCCGCCCGAGCTGCGGCATCTGACCGGCGCCGCGCTCGGCGCGCACCGGCGCGGCGAGCTGGCCGCCGCCCTCGGTGAACTGGGTGTCACCGACGCCCGGCTGCTCGGCGGCGCCGGCCGCTACGGCGACTCCGGGATGATGGGCCTCGCCGACAACGAGGACCCCGGCTGCTTCTGGCAGGCCGATGTGGACGAGGCCGCGGCACACCTCGTCGAGGTGATCCTGGAGATCCGCCCCCAGGTCCTCGTCACCTACGACGACAACGGCGGCTACGGCCACCCGGACCACATCCAGGCCCACCGCGTCGCCATGCGCGCCGCCGACCTCGCGGCCGGGCGCGGGCACACCATCGACAAGGTCTACTGGATCCGCACCCCGCGCTCCGTCGCCGAGGACGCCTTCGCCCGGCTCCAGGAGGAGCTGCCGGCCCTGCCCTTCGAGAAGAGCGCGGCCCTGGAGGACGTACCCGGTGTGGTGGACGACGCCCGGGTCACCACCGCCGTCGACGGCACCGCCCACGCCGCGGCGAAGGCCGCCGCGATGCGCGCCCACGCCACCCAGGTCGCGGTCGCCGAGCCCTGGTTCGCGCTCTCGAACGAGCTGGCCCAGCCGCTGTTCACCACCGAATACTACGAGTTGGCGCGCGGCACCGCCGTCCCCGGCGAGAGCGACCTGTTCGCCGGGATCGCCACCGGGGAGGCGTCGTGA
- a CDS encoding prolyl oligopeptidase family serine peptidase, with product MTTESDSFPRRHARTQRFTLGAPRGFTVAPDGARVAFLRSSSGSDRANALWVLDLPDGTERLAADPGALLGGASEQLSPAERARRERSREGGAGIVGYATDAAVELASFTLSGRLFTAGLTTGETRELPVPGPVIDPRPAPDGRHIAYVSEGALRVVGADGEGDRALAEPETEQVTYGLAEFIAAEEMSRTRGFWWAPGGDRLLVARADDTPVTRWWISDPAHPDREPNNVAYPAAGTPNADVRLFVLGLDGERTEVLWDRDRYPYLARVHWSQAGAPLVLVQSRDQRGLLYLAVDPDTGTTRMVHADEDPIWLELFAGAPCWSPSGQLVRIADEGGARVLAVGERPLTTGQLHIRAVLDVGADDVLVSASAGAEAEAPEIGEIHVYRVSELGVERVSREPGVHSAVRAGGVTVLVSAALDRPGTRVQVLADGKATATVRSYAEDPGLSPRVTLTEGGARRIPCAVLMPRDYHGDTPLPVLLDPYGGPHGQRVVAAHNAHLTSQWFADQGFAVVVADGRGTPGRSPAWEKEIKDDLAEIVLQDQVDALRSLAERFPLDLTRVAIRGWSFGGYLSALAVLRRPDVFHAAVVGAPVTDLRLYDTHYQERYLGDPNEQPDVYRRNSLIDDAGLVDAAEPHRPMMVVHGLADDNVVVAHSLRLSSALLAAGRPHEVLPLSGVTHMTPQETVAENLLNLQLDFLRRSLG from the coding sequence ATGACGACCGAGTCCGACTCCTTCCCCCGCAGACACGCCAGGACCCAGCGATTCACCCTCGGCGCGCCGCGCGGGTTCACCGTGGCGCCCGACGGCGCACGTGTCGCGTTCCTGCGTTCCAGCTCCGGTTCCGACCGGGCCAACGCCCTCTGGGTGCTGGACCTCCCGGACGGCACCGAGCGCCTCGCCGCCGACCCGGGCGCCCTGCTGGGCGGCGCCAGTGAGCAGCTCTCGCCCGCGGAACGGGCCCGCCGGGAGCGCAGCAGGGAGGGCGGGGCCGGCATCGTCGGCTACGCCACCGACGCCGCCGTGGAGTTGGCGTCTTTCACCTTGTCAGGGCGGCTTTTCACGGCGGGCCTGACGACCGGCGAGACCCGTGAACTCCCGGTGCCGGGCCCCGTGATCGACCCCCGCCCGGCACCCGACGGCCGGCACATCGCGTACGTCTCCGAGGGCGCCCTGCGCGTGGTGGGCGCCGACGGCGAGGGCGACCGCGCGCTCGCCGAACCGGAGACGGAGCAGGTCACCTACGGGCTCGCGGAGTTCATCGCGGCCGAGGAGATGAGCCGTACCCGCGGCTTCTGGTGGGCGCCGGGCGGCGACCGGCTGCTGGTGGCCCGTGCGGACGACACGCCGGTGACCAGGTGGTGGATCTCCGACCCGGCCCATCCCGACCGTGAGCCAAATAACGTCGCGTACCCCGCGGCGGGCACCCCTAACGCGGACGTCCGGCTGTTCGTGCTGGGTCTCGACGGGGAGCGCACGGAGGTGCTCTGGGATCGCGACCGCTACCCCTACCTCGCCCGAGTGCACTGGTCACAGGCGGGTGCGCCGCTGGTCCTCGTGCAGTCCCGGGACCAGCGCGGCCTGCTGTACCTGGCGGTGGACCCGGACACCGGGACGACCCGGATGGTGCACGCGGACGAGGACCCAATTTGGCTGGAACTTTTCGCCGGAGCGCCGTGCTGGAGCCCCTCCGGACAGCTGGTCCGGATCGCGGACGAGGGCGGCGCCCGGGTCCTCGCCGTGGGCGAACGTCCGCTGACCACAGGCCAGTTGCACATCCGTGCGGTTCTGGACGTGGGTGCGGACGACGTGCTCGTCTCCGCCTCCGCCGGGGCCGAGGCGGAGGCGCCCGAGATCGGCGAGATCCATGTGTACCGGGTGAGCGAACTGGGCGTGGAGCGCGTGTCCCGGGAACCCGGGGTGCACTCGGCGGTGCGCGCCGGGGGCGTGACGGTGCTGGTGTCCGCGGCCCTGGACAGGCCGGGCACACGTGTACAGGTGCTGGCTGACGGAAAAGCGACGGCCACTGTCCGGTCGTACGCCGAAGACCCCGGTTTGTCCCCCCGGGTCACGCTCACCGAGGGGGGCGCACGCCGAATTCCGTGCGCCGTGCTTATGCCACGGGACTACCACGGTGACACTCCCCTGCCGGTTCTGCTGGACCCCTACGGTGGCCCGCACGGTCAGCGGGTGGTCGCCGCGCACAACGCCCACCTCACCTCCCAGTGGTTCGCCGACCAGGGCTTCGCCGTGGTGGTCGCCGACGGGCGGGGCACCCCGGGCCGCTCGCCCGCCTGGGAGAAGGAGATCAAGGACGACCTCGCCGAGATCGTCCTCCAGGACCAGGTGGACGCGCTCCGGTCGCTCGCCGAGCGGTTCCCGCTGGACCTCACCCGGGTGGCGATCCGGGGCTGGTCCTTCGGCGGCTATCTGTCCGCCCTCGCGGTGCTGCGCCGCCCGGACGTCTTCCACGCGGCGGTGGTCGGCGCCCCGGTCACCGATCTGCGGCTCTACGACACCCACTACCAGGAGCGCTACCTGGGCGACCCGAACGAGCAGCCGGACGTCTACCGCCGCAACTCGCTGATCGACGACGCCGGTCTGGTCGACGCGGCCGAGCCGCACCGCCCGATGATGGTCGTCCACGGCCTGGCGGACGACAACGTGGTGGTCGCGCACTCGCTGCGGCTGTCCTCCGCGCTGCTGGCCGCGGGCCGCCCGCACGAGGTGCTGCCGCTGTCCGGGGTGACCCATATGACCCCGCAGGAGACGGTCGCGGAGAACCTGCTCAACCTCCAGCTGGACTTCCTGCGGCGGTCCCTGGGCTGA
- a CDS encoding ABC transporter ATP-binding protein, with protein MATSGEPVLEVSGLVKHYPLTRGVLFKKQIGAVRAVDGVDFVLGRGETLGIVGESGCGKSTVARLLCNLERPSAGSVRFKGEDITRLSGRALKAVRRNIQMVFQDPYTSLNPRMTVGDIVGEPYEIHPEAAPKGDRRRRVRELLDVVGLDPDFVNRYPHQFSGGQRQRIGIARGLALRPEVIVADEPVSALDVSVQAQVINLLDRLQAEFELSYVFIAHDLSIVRHISDRVGVMYLGRIVETGRDAEIYEHPTHPYTQALLSAVPVPDPEARERRERIILSGDVPSPADIPSGCRFRTRCWKARERCALQVPALAVPAFFEEGPAAHASACHFAEEKRVVPPESGPADGNGPG; from the coding sequence GTGGCGACGAGCGGTGAACCGGTCCTGGAGGTCAGCGGGCTCGTCAAGCACTACCCGCTGACCCGGGGCGTCCTGTTCAAGAAGCAGATCGGCGCGGTCCGGGCGGTCGACGGCGTCGACTTCGTCCTCGGCCGGGGCGAGACCCTGGGCATCGTCGGCGAGTCGGGCTGCGGCAAGTCGACGGTCGCCAGGCTGCTGTGCAACCTGGAGCGGCCGAGCGCCGGGTCCGTCCGGTTCAAGGGCGAGGACATCACCCGGCTGTCCGGGCGCGCCCTGAAGGCGGTGCGCCGCAACATCCAGATGGTCTTCCAGGACCCGTACACCTCCCTCAACCCCCGGATGACGGTGGGGGACATCGTGGGGGAGCCGTACGAGATCCACCCCGAGGCGGCCCCCAAGGGCGACCGGCGCCGCCGGGTGCGGGAACTGCTGGACGTGGTGGGGCTCGACCCGGACTTCGTCAACCGCTATCCGCACCAGTTCTCCGGCGGCCAGCGCCAGCGCATCGGCATCGCGCGGGGGCTCGCGCTGCGCCCGGAGGTCATCGTCGCCGACGAACCGGTGTCCGCGCTCGACGTGTCGGTGCAGGCCCAGGTGATCAACCTGCTGGACCGGCTGCAGGCGGAGTTCGAGCTCTCCTACGTCTTCATCGCGCACGACCTGTCGATCGTGCGGCACATCTCGGACCGGGTCGGCGTCATGTACCTCGGCCGGATCGTGGAGACCGGGCGGGACGCGGAGATCTACGAGCATCCGACGCACCCCTACACCCAGGCGCTGCTGTCCGCGGTGCCCGTCCCGGACCCCGAGGCGCGGGAGAGGCGCGAGCGGATCATCCTCAGCGGGGACGTGCCCTCCCCGGCGGACATCCCCTCCGGGTGCCGCTTTCGCACCCGGTGCTGGAAGGCGCGGGAGCGGTGCGCGCTCCAGGTGCCCGCGCTCGCGGTGCCGGCCTTCTTCGAGGAGGGTCCGGCCGCCCATGCCTCGGCGTGCCACTTCGCCGAGGAGAAGCGGGTGGTGCCGCCGGAGTCCGGCCCGGCGGACGGCAACGGGCCGGGGTGA
- a CDS encoding ABC transporter ATP-binding protein — protein MLLEVRDLHVEFRTRDGVARAVNGVSYAVDEGETLAVLGESGSGKSVTAQAVMGILDMPPGRITGGEILFQGRDLLRMKEEDRRELRGARMAMIFQDALSALNPVLSVGDQLGELFVVHRGMSRKAARARAVELMDRVRIPGAAQRVRDYPHQFSGGMRQRIMIAMALALEPALVIADEPTTALDVTVQAQVMDLLAELQREYRMGLVLITHDLGVVADVADRIAVMYAGRIVESAPVHDIYKAPAHPYTRGLLDSIPRLDLKGRELYAIKGLPPNLTRVPPGCSFHPRCPMARGVCRAEVPPLYEVSEVRGSACHFWRECLGGDER, from the coding sequence ATGCTGCTCGAAGTCCGCGATCTGCACGTGGAGTTCAGGACCCGGGACGGCGTGGCCCGGGCCGTGAACGGGGTGTCGTACGCCGTCGACGAGGGGGAGACACTGGCCGTGCTCGGCGAGTCCGGGTCGGGCAAGTCGGTGACCGCGCAGGCCGTGATGGGCATCCTCGACATGCCGCCGGGGCGGATCACCGGCGGCGAGATCCTCTTCCAGGGCCGTGATCTGCTGCGGATGAAGGAGGAGGACCGGCGGGAACTGCGGGGCGCCCGGATGGCGATGATCTTCCAGGACGCGCTGTCGGCCCTCAACCCGGTGCTCTCCGTGGGCGATCAGCTCGGCGAACTGTTCGTGGTGCACCGGGGGATGTCCCGCAAGGCCGCGCGGGCCAGGGCCGTCGAGCTGATGGACCGGGTGCGCATCCCGGGCGCGGCCCAGCGGGTGCGCGACTACCCCCACCAGTTCTCCGGCGGGATGCGCCAGCGGATCATGATCGCCATGGCGCTGGCCCTGGAACCCGCCCTGGTCATCGCCGACGAACCCACCACCGCCCTGGACGTCACCGTGCAGGCGCAGGTCATGGATCTGCTCGCCGAACTGCAGCGCGAGTACCGCATGGGGCTCGTCCTCATCACCCACGACCTCGGGGTGGTCGCGGACGTGGCCGACCGGATCGCCGTGATGTACGCCGGGCGGATCGTGGAGTCGGCGCCGGTGCACGACATCTACAAGGCGCCCGCCCACCCCTACACCCGGGGCCTGCTCGACTCCATCCCGCGCCTGGACCTCAAGGGGCGGGAGCTGTACGCCATCAAGGGCCTGCCGCCGAACCTGACGCGGGTGCCGCCAGGCTGCTCCTTCCATCCGCGCTGCCCGATGGCCCGGGGCGTCTGCCGCGCCGAGGTGCCCCCGCTGTACGAGGTGTCCGAAGTCCGCGGCAGCGCCTGCCACTTCTGGAGGGAGTGCCTCGGTGGCGACGAGCGGTGA
- a CDS encoding ABC transporter permease → MPEQPYEPEGVIAGTGMGGAMDLGASEATTLEKGPGAPPGGGPAGRPRSLWSDAWRDLRRNPVFLLSALVILFLVFVSLWPSAIASGSPLSCDLAKSQDGPGPGAPFGYDGQGCNVYTRTVYGARTSVTVGVLATLGVALLGSVLGGLAGYFGGWWDALLSRTTDIFFAVPVVLGGLVLLSVVTSNTVWPVIGFMVLLGWPQISRIARGSVITARQHDYVQAARALGASDSRILLRHIAPNAVAPVIVVATIALGTYISLEATLSYLGVGLKPPSVSWGIDISAASPYIRNAPHALLWPSGALAVTVLAFIMLGDAVRDALDPKLR, encoded by the coding sequence ATGCCTGAACAGCCCTACGAGCCCGAGGGCGTCATCGCCGGGACCGGCATGGGCGGCGCCATGGACCTCGGCGCGAGCGAGGCCACCACCCTGGAGAAGGGCCCCGGCGCACCGCCGGGCGGCGGGCCCGCGGGGCGGCCCCGCTCGCTGTGGTCGGACGCCTGGCGGGACCTGCGCCGCAACCCCGTCTTCCTGCTGTCCGCCCTGGTCATCCTCTTCCTGGTGTTCGTCTCCCTGTGGCCCTCGGCGATCGCCTCCGGCAGCCCGCTCAGCTGCGACCTGGCCAAGTCCCAGGACGGCCCGGGGCCGGGCGCGCCCTTCGGGTACGACGGGCAGGGCTGCAACGTGTACACACGCACCGTCTACGGGGCCCGTACGTCCGTCACGGTCGGCGTCCTGGCGACCCTGGGGGTCGCCCTCCTCGGGTCCGTCCTCGGCGGTCTGGCGGGCTATTTCGGCGGATGGTGGGACGCGCTGCTGTCCCGCACCACCGACATCTTCTTCGCCGTCCCCGTCGTCCTCGGCGGCCTCGTGCTGCTGTCCGTGGTCACCAGCAACACGGTCTGGCCGGTGATCGGCTTCATGGTGCTGCTCGGCTGGCCGCAGATCTCCCGTATCGCGCGCGGCTCGGTCATCACCGCCCGCCAGCACGACTACGTCCAGGCGGCCCGCGCGCTCGGCGCCTCCGACTCCCGCATCCTGCTGCGCCACATCGCGCCGAACGCCGTCGCCCCGGTGATCGTGGTGGCGACCATCGCGCTCGGCACCTACATCTCCCTGGAGGCGACCCTGTCCTATCTGGGGGTCGGCCTCAAACCGCCCAGCGTCTCCTGGGGCATCGACATCTCCGCCGCCTCCCCCTACATCCGCAACGCCCCGCACGCCCTGCTGTGGCCCTCCGGCGCCCTCGCCGTCACCGTCCTGGCCTTCATCATGCTCGGCGACGCGGTGCGCGACGCCCTCGACCCCAAGCTGAGGTGA
- a CDS encoding ABC transporter permease → MGRYVARRLLQMIPVFIGATLLIFLMVNVMGDPIAGLCGERACDPATAAQLKREFGLDQPLWRQYATYMGNVFTGNFGTAFNGQPVTELMAAAFPVTVRLTIVAIAIEIVIGIALGVVTGLRRGHPVDTGVLLATLVVISVPTFVTGLLLQLLLGVSWGWIRPSVSPAAGFGELIVPGLVLASVSLAYVTRLTRTTIAENKRADYVRTAIAKGLPRRRVVTRHLLRNSLIPVVTFIGTDIGALMGGAIVTERIFNIHGVGYQLYQGILRQNTQTVVGFVTVLVLVFLFANLLVDLLYAVLDPRIRYA, encoded by the coding sequence GTGGGCCGCTATGTCGCGAGGCGACTGCTCCAGATGATCCCGGTCTTCATCGGGGCCACCCTGCTGATCTTCCTCATGGTGAACGTGATGGGCGATCCGATCGCGGGCCTGTGCGGCGAGCGCGCCTGCGACCCGGCGACCGCCGCCCAGCTGAAACGCGAGTTCGGCCTCGACCAGCCGCTGTGGCGCCAGTACGCCACCTATATGGGGAACGTCTTCACCGGCAACTTCGGTACGGCGTTCAACGGGCAGCCCGTCACCGAGCTGATGGCGGCCGCGTTCCCGGTCACCGTCCGGCTCACGATCGTGGCCATCGCCATCGAGATCGTCATCGGCATCGCGCTCGGCGTCGTCACCGGACTGCGGCGCGGCCACCCCGTCGACACCGGGGTGCTGCTGGCCACCCTGGTCGTCATCTCCGTGCCCACCTTCGTCACCGGCCTGCTGCTGCAACTGCTGCTCGGCGTCTCCTGGGGCTGGATCAGACCGTCCGTCTCACCGGCCGCCGGCTTCGGCGAGCTGATCGTGCCGGGACTGGTCCTCGCCTCCGTCTCCCTCGCCTACGTCACCCGGCTCACCCGCACCACCATCGCGGAGAACAAGCGCGCCGACTACGTGCGCACCGCGATCGCCAAGGGCCTGCCCCGGCGCCGCGTCGTCACCCGGCATCTGCTGCGCAATTCGCTGATCCCGGTGGTCACCTTCATCGGCACCGACATCGGGGCGCTGATGGGCGGCGCGATCGTCACCGAGCGGATCTTCAACATCCACGGCGTCGGCTACCAGCTCTACCAGGGCATCCTGCGCCAGAACACCCAGACGGTCGTCGGCTTCGTGACCGTCCTCGTGCTGGTCTTCCTGTTCGCCAACCTCCTCGTCGACCTCCTGTACGCCGTACTCGACCCGAGGATCCGCTATGCCTGA
- a CDS encoding ABC transporter substrate-binding protein produces MAAALMMAGCGGGGGFGGAGVLTSSWGDPQNPLEPANTNEVQGGKVLDMVFRGLKKYDPRTGRAVNMLAERISTTDSRTFTVTVKDGWRFSNGEPVTARSFVDAWNYGASLRDNQKNAYFFGYIDGYDKAHPDSGRQRADTLSGLRVTGPRTFTVRLNQKFAGFPDTLGYAAYAPLPRAFFTDHAGWLRKPVGNGPYRIASYTKGSAMTLKKWKGYPGPDPARNEGVTLLVYTDSNTAYTDVLAGNLDLVDDVPATQLKNVRTDLDGRYINTPAGILQTLAFPYYDPKWNTAGARKVRTGLSMAIDRAQITETIFRRTRTPATDWTSPVLGTAGGFQDGLCGHACAYDPAGARRLVREGGGIPGGRLKITYNADTGSHKQWVDAVCNSINNALGDDKACVGNPVGTFADFRNQIGQHRMSGPFRAGWQMDYPLIQNFLQPLYYTDASSNDGKWSNKQFDRLVDRANAETDRAASVRLFQEAEKVVRDNMAAIPLWYQNGSAGYTARLSHVTLNPFSVPVYNEIKVG; encoded by the coding sequence ATGGCAGCCGCGCTGATGATGGCTGGATGCGGTGGTGGCGGAGGCTTCGGCGGGGCCGGAGTGCTCACCTCGTCCTGGGGCGATCCGCAGAACCCGCTGGAGCCGGCCAACACCAACGAGGTCCAGGGCGGCAAGGTGCTGGACATGGTCTTCCGGGGCCTGAAGAAGTACGACCCCCGCACCGGCCGGGCCGTGAACATGCTCGCCGAGCGCATCAGCACCACCGACTCGCGCACCTTCACCGTCACCGTCAAGGACGGCTGGCGCTTCAGCAACGGGGAGCCGGTCACCGCCCGGTCCTTCGTGGACGCCTGGAACTACGGCGCGAGCCTGCGCGACAACCAGAAGAACGCGTACTTCTTCGGCTACATCGACGGCTACGACAAGGCCCACCCCGACAGCGGCCGGCAGCGCGCCGACACCCTGTCCGGGCTCCGGGTGACCGGGCCGCGGACCTTCACCGTCCGCCTGAACCAGAAGTTCGCGGGCTTCCCCGACACCCTCGGGTACGCCGCCTACGCGCCCCTGCCGCGCGCCTTCTTCACCGACCACGCCGGATGGCTGCGCAAGCCGGTCGGCAACGGGCCGTACCGGATCGCGTCGTACACCAAGGGCTCCGCGATGACCCTGAAGAAGTGGAAGGGGTACCCCGGCCCCGACCCGGCCCGCAACGAGGGCGTGACCCTGCTCGTCTACACCGACAGCAACACCGCGTACACCGATGTGCTGGCCGGCAACCTCGACCTCGTCGACGACGTGCCCGCGACCCAGCTCAAGAACGTCCGCACCGACCTGGACGGCCGCTACATCAACACCCCGGCCGGCATCCTGCAGACCCTGGCCTTCCCCTACTACGACCCGAAGTGGAACACCGCGGGGGCGCGCAAGGTCCGCACCGGGCTGTCCATGGCGATCGACCGGGCGCAGATCACCGAGACCATCTTCCGCCGCACCCGCACCCCGGCCACCGACTGGACCTCGCCGGTCCTCGGCACGGCGGGCGGCTTCCAGGACGGGCTGTGCGGACACGCCTGCGCCTACGACCCGGCGGGCGCCCGCAGGCTCGTCCGGGAGGGCGGCGGCATCCCCGGCGGCCGGCTGAAGATCACCTACAACGCGGACACCGGCTCGCACAAGCAGTGGGTGGACGCCGTGTGCAACTCCATCAACAACGCCCTCGGCGACGACAAGGCGTGCGTCGGCAACCCGGTCGGCACCTTCGCCGACTTCCGCAACCAGATCGGGCAGCACAGGATGAGCGGACCCTTCCGGGCCGGCTGGCAGATGGACTACCCCTTGATCCAGAACTTCCTCCAGCCGCTCTACTACACCGACGCCTCCTCCAACGACGGCAAGTGGTCGAACAAGCAGTTCGACCGGCTCGTGGACCGGGCCAACGCCGAGACCGACCGGGCGGCCTCCGTGCGGCTGTTCCAGGAGGCCGAGAAGGTCGTCCGCGACAACATGGCGGCCATCCCGCTCTGGTACCAGAACGGCAGCGCCGGCTACACCGCCCGGCTCTCCCATGTGACGCTCAATCCGTTCAGCGTCCCGGTCTACAACGAGATCAAGGTCGGCTGA